One Sulfitobacter sp. M39 genomic window, GGCCCCGATCATGCGCATAAGTGCATCGGCGGCATCCGACCACAGCTGCCCATAACGGCTTTCGTTCATGTGGCCGTTGTAATCCGTCCAATCGATTGGAATGGCGCGGGCGACACTGATGATGGGTTTGGTGAAGTCAGGGTCGGCTTTGCCGTATAGACGGGCGTCATGCGCGTTCAGCAACGCCCCTGCACCCCAGTCACGTCCCTTCAGGGACCGCATCATGGACACCAGATTGTCGTCGCGAATGCGTTCAAGCTCGCGGATCGTATGGGCACCGGATTGCGCGTCCGATTGGCTGGCGATCCTCTGTACCAAATCATCGGTCAGCTCGGGCACGTCCATCAATTTGGTCCAAGGCCATTGCAGGCAGGGCCCGAACTGTTCGATGAAATGGGCCATCCCGGCCTCGCCGCCCGCCACGCGGTAGGTTTCAAACAAGCCCATCTGACCCCAACGCAAGCCAAAGCCGAACCGGATCGCGTCGTCAATTTCTTCGGTCGTGGCGATGCCGTCTTTGATCAGCCAAAGCGCCTCGCGCCAGACCGCTTCGAGAAAGCGATCGGCCACATGCGCGTCGATTTCTTTTCGTACTTTCAGGGGCTTCATGCCGATCTCAGTAAGCACCGCCTGCGCGCGTGTGGTCGTGGCATCGTCACCGACCAGTTCGATAAGCGGCAGCAGATAGACCGGGTTGAACGGGTGCGCGACGAAAATCTGGCTGGGCTGCGTCGCCCCTTGCTGCAGTTCGGACGGTTTGAACCCCGACGTGGAGGACCCGATCAGCGCGTCTTTGCGGCAATGGGACTGAATCTCGGCGAAGATTTTGTGCTTCATCTCAAGCCGTTCCGGCGCGCTTTCCTGAATCCAGTCGGCGTCTGCGACGGCTTCGGCCAATGTGGGGACGATTTTTACCTGACCTTCGGGCGGCAACGCCACGTCGGACAAGGCAGGCAGGGACCGCCGTGCGTTCGCCATGACTTCACTGATTTTGCGTTCGGCTTCGGGATCGGGGTCAAAAATGGTGACGTTCCATCCCGACAATGCAAAGCGTGCGACCCAGCCGCCGCCAATAACACCACCGCCGATGATTGCTGCTGTTTTGGTCATCGTGGTGCCTGCTTTGTTAGGTTCAGTTTTTGGCGTACGGCATCAGGGCCCATGACGGTTGCCCCCATGCTTTCGATGATGGTGACGGCACGCGAGACAAGCGCTTCGTTCGTGGCAAGCTCGCCTTTGCTGAGCCACAGGTTGTCCTCCAGCCCGACACGCACGTTCCCGCCTGCCAGAACCGACGCGGCCACATAGGGCATCTCGTCACGGCCGATTGAAAAGGCGGACCAGTTCCAGTCGTCAGGCACATTGTTAACCATCGCCATAAAGGTGTTCAGGTCATTAGGCGCGCCCCATGGGATGCCCATGCACAGCTGGACCAGCGCTGGCGAAGACAAGACGCCGTCTTTAACCAGTTGTTTTGCATACCAAAGGTGGCCTGTATCAAAGGCTTCGATCTCTGGCTTCACGCCAAGCGCTTCCATCCGCGCGCCCATCGTTGTCAGCATGCCGGGTGTGTTGGTCATCACATAGTCGGCTTCGGCAAAGTTCATCGTGCCGCAATCAAGGGTGCAAATTTCGGGCAGGCAGTCTTCGATATGCGCCAGCCGTTCTTCGGCGCTGACCATATCGGTGGCGTCGTTCAGCGGCAGCGGCGCGGAAGGCGGGCCAAAGACCATGTCGCCGCCCATGCCTGCGGTCAGGTTCAGGACCACATCGACTTCGGCATCGCGGATGCGTTCTGTCACTTCGCGGTAGAGTTTCGGATCGCGTGAGGGCACGCCGGTTTCAGGATCGCGCACGTGGCAATGCACAATCGCAGCACCCGCTTTGGCGGCGGCGATGGCCGAATTGGCGATCTGTTCAGGGCTGCGGGGAACATGGGGCGACCGATCTTGGCTTCCGCCGGATCCGGTAACAGCGCAGGTAATAAAGACATCACGGGTCATGTGCAGGGGCATCGTAGTCTCCTTTAGGATTTGCCCGCACGGTACATGGATTGTTCGACAAGGGTGTGCAGTGTAAGACATAAACATGCAGGAAAAGACAAAATCACCGACCGAGACTGTAAAAATCGATCTTCTGCTCTTCGACGGGTTTTCGAACCATTGTCTGGCCAACACGCTAGAGCCGTTTCGCGCCGCAAACACCATCACCGGCCAGTTGCCCTATCAATGGCGTTTGCTTTCGCTTGAGGGTGGCCTTGTGCGGTCTTCAAGCGGGATGTTGGTGCAAACCGAAAAGGCCACAGCGACAAAGCCAGCGTGTGATTACCTTATGGTGACCGCCAGCTACGGTCACCTTGCATTGTGTCGCGGTCAGGTCCTGTCCGCGCTGCGGGTCCTTTGCGCCAACGCTAAATGTTTGGTGGGGCTTGATATGGGATCTTGGCTGCTCGCGGCTGCAGGGCTGTTGGACGACAGGCCCGCCACCATCCACGCACATCTTTTTGAAAGCTTTTCTGAGACATTTACGCAGGTAGACACCCGGCAAGAGCGGTTTGTGATAGATGGCAACCGGATCACCTGTGGGGGTGCCATGGCGTCCTTTGATCTGGTCCTGACGTTAATCGGGGAGCACTGCGGCGAGATCACTCGCCTTGATGTCGCGTCGCTTTTTCTGCACCAAGGCGATCAGCCGTTTGGAGATGCCGACAATATATCCGTGCGTTCGCAACTGGTTTCCCGGGCGCTTGTCCTTATGGACGAGAATATCGAAGCACCGGTGCCGATCCCCACGATTGCGCGTCGCCTTGGGTGTTCGTTGAAAAGCCTGCAAAGACGGTTCGCACGCAGTTTGAATGCGACGCCGGCCCAAGTCTATCGCCACAGACGCCTGATCGCCGCCAAAAGCTTGGCCGAAAGCACCGATCTGTCCATCGCAGAGATCGCCGCCCGGTGCGGGTATGAGAACGCAAGTTCTATGACGCGCGCATTCAAGAGCCAGTTCGGCGCGACGCCAATGGACACGCGAACAGATTGATCGGCATTTTTTGCCCTTCTTTCAGATGGGCGTGAAGCCCAGCCAACCGCTGGTGCCGCGATAAAGCGATGCCGAAGGGGTGTGCGGGGCGGTAATCCGTTCTGCCGCGTCCATTGGCTGTCCTTGTACCGCGGAGGTGCTCGCCATTTGGTGCCGCCGAAAATATTGCCTTGAAATCGGGGCCGTATTCCGCAATTATCCAAGTGTATAATTACGGAATACGGAAGCGCCCTTTGTCGGATCACACGCCCAAGTTCAAACGAGAGCCAGCAGCCCACCGCAGGGAGGCGTTGATAAAGGCCACCTTGTTGGTGATCGCCGAAAAAGGCGTTCAGGCTGCGACGGTCCGGACGATCGCTAGCCGTGCGGATGTGTCACAAGGTATGATTCGGCATCACTTTTCGTCGAAAGAAGAGCTGATTGTCGCCGCCTATGAACATCACATGGACCGGCTCACTGATCTGACATCTGCCTTTGTGGATGCCGACAGTGACGCGCCAGCAGCGCGGTTGGCGGCGTTCGTCGTCGGCAGCCTGACGCCGCCGGTTGTCGACGCCGGTTCGGTCAGTCTTTGGGCGGGGTTCCTGACCAAGGTCCATGACGACGCGCAGATGCGCGAAAGTCACGAACGGACCTACTACAAATATCGCAATCGCCTTGAGGCGTTGATTGCGGCCGTATTGAACGAAACAGATCAGCCACGCTCGGCGCCAGAACTGCGGCATCTGGCGATTGCTTGCAACGCCGTGATCGACGGTCTGTGGATGGAAGGTGGTGTTCTTCCAAGCGCTTTCGCAGCGGACGAGCTTTCAGAAATCGGAATTAGATCCGTCGGAGCAATCCTTGGGATAGACCTCGCAAACGTAAGGCAACAGACATGAGACAGACAGATATAACGCAACGGCTGGCGGGGCTTGGCGGCGCGAAATGGGAAGTTCACCTGAAGGCCCGCGAGCTTGCCGCACAGGGCCGTGATATTATTGAACTGACCATCGGCGAGCCGGATGTGCCCACACCCGACGCGCTTGTGGACATCGCGGCTGATGCAATGCGCCGTGGCCGTACCGGCTATTCTGACGGACGAGGCGAAATAGGGCTGCGCACCGCATTGGCCGAGCGCTATTCGCGCAGCGCGGGCCGCCGCATCACGCCGGACCAAGCTATGTGTTTTCCCGGCACGCAGACAGCACTTTATGCGGTGCTGTTGGGCGTGGCCGAGGCCGGACAGCAGGTTTTGGTCGGTGATCCCATGTATGCCACTTACGAAGGCGTTATCCGTTCCAGCGGTGCCGAGATCGTGCCAGTCCCGTTGCGGCCGGAAAACGCCTTTCGCATTCATGCCGATGACATCGCTGCAAGGATCACCCCGCAGACCACGGCAATTCTGCTGACCACGCCGCATAATCCCACGGGTTCGGTCCTGACCCGCGCGGATATTGATGCTGTGGGTGAACTGGCAATTGCCCATGATCTGTGGATTATCTCTGATGAGGTCTACGAAGATCTCACCTTTGACGGCTCTGAATTTTGCTCGCCTCTGGGGAATCCGAAGCTGGCTGACCGCACCATCGTCGTCTCTTCGATCTCAAAATCCCACGCCGCACCGGGCTTTCGCAGCGGTTGGTGCATCGGACCGGAAGCCTTTACCGAGGCCCTCTTGCCGCTGTCGGAGACCATGCTTTTTGGCAACCAGCCCTTCATCGCTGACATGACCGAAAAAGCAGTGCGCGAAGGGTCGCCCGTGGCCGAAGGGATGAAGCAGCGCTTTGCCGCCCGCGCCGAGCGTCTGCATCGCCGCCTGTCGCAAGAGAGCCCGTTGAAAGTTCACCAACCGGAAGCGGGTATGTTCGCCATGATCGACGTTTCCGCCACCGGAATGAACGGCACCGACTATGCCATGCACCTGCTTGAACACGCCGGCGTTGCGGTCATGCCCGGTGCGTCATTTGGTGAAACGCTTGATGCTTGGGTGCGAGTGGCGCTGACCACCGGCGACGCGGCCTTTGATACAGCCTGTGACCGGATCATCCGGCACGCGGCACAACTGGAATTGGAAATAGCATGAGCAGTATTGGCGAGGCGCTGGTCGCCCAACTTTCAGATCGCGGTGTCGACTGTGTTTTTGGCATCCCCGGCGTACACACGATCGAGCTTTACCGTGGCTTGGCGGCCTCGGGTATTCGTCACGTGACACCCCGACACGAACAGGGCGCGGGCTTTATGGCGGATGGCTATGCACGGGTTTCGGGCAAGCCCGGTGTTGCCTTTGTCATCACAGGGCCGGGGCTGACCAATACGCTGACCGCAATGGGCCAAGCCCGCGCGGATTCTGTGCCGATGCTGGTGGTCTCTGGCGTCAACACGCTGACCAGCCTTGGCAAAGGCATGGGTCATCTGCACGAGCTGCCGAATCAACGGGCAACGACACGGACCGTCGCGCTGGTCTCGGAACGTGTTGAAAGCGCCGATGACCTGGCCCCCATGCTCGACCAAGTCTTTGACCCGTTCCAGTCCGGCCGACCGGGACCCACACATCTTGAGATACCGCTGGACGTGGCCGGCGCGCCCTATGCCGCCGAAGCGCCCACCCAGTCTATCGCCGCTGTGCCTGCGCTGTCTGGCGAACAGATATCAGAAGCAGCAGCGATATTGGCGCAGAGTAAGGCACCCTTGATCCTTGCCGGTGGCGGGGCCCGAAAAGCGGGGGATGCCCTGCGCGCCCTAGCCGAAAAGCTAGGCGCGCCGGTGGTGCAGACGGTGAATGCACGCGGCGTTATGTTTGATCATCCCTTAGGCGTACCAGCGAGCCCCAGCCTGCAAGCCGTGCGCGGGCTGATCGCGCAATCGGACGTCGTGCTGGCTTTGGGCACCGAATTGGGCCCGACCGATTATGATATGTACGCCTCCGGCACCATGCCCGAGATACAGAGGCTTATTCGCGTCGATATATGCGCTGAACAGCTTTCCCGCCATGCGGCAGAACTGTCGATTGTCGGCGATGCGGCTTCTGCAATTGACGCGCTGAATGCTGCAGTCGACGGGGATGCGGCACCAGACGGGGCCGCGCGGGCCGCCAAGGCCCGCGAGGGGGCCTTCGAAGAAATCGGTCCGGAGATGCGCGCGCTTTGTGATACCCTTGCTGAGGTGCGCGGCGCCGTTCCGGGGGCGATCATGGTCGGCGATTCCGCCCAGCCGATCTATGCAGGCAATCTATACTATGATCATGACCGCCCCGGCGGCTGGTTCAACGCCGCCACCGGATTTGGCGCGCTTGGCTATGGCATCCCTGCTGCAATCGGGGCGGCACTGGCGGCGCCGGACACGCCTGTTATCTGCATCGCCGGCGATGGCGGCGCGCAGTTCAGCCTGCCTGAAATGATGTGCGCGGTGCAAGAAAACCTGCCGATTTGCTTCATCATCTGGAACAACCACGGCTATCAGGAAATCGCTACCTCGATGGTGGATGCGGGCGTAAGCGTTGTCGGATGTGATCCGACCCCGCCGGAGTTTGCCGCCGTTGCACAAGCTTGCGGCTTGCCCTTCTGGCGCTGTGATACGAAGCCGGGTGCCATCGCCGAAGCGCTACGCGCGGCCACGGCGGCAGGCGGTCCAACTTTGATTGAAGTTCAGGCACAGCCATCCCCCCGCCCGTGACCGAAAGTGCATGACATGACAGCCCCCAGCTATGAGCCCACGCGCGCCATCACGCGTCGCGCATAGTATACGGTTCAATTCATGATTGCTCGGCCCCCCTCTTTTGCGCACTGCCAAAGGGGGGCAGGGCGGATCGGCCTTTTAGATGCTCGTATTCTGTGGTTTATCGAGCTGCGTTCTTGCGTTGAGAAAAACTTGGTGTAGTTTTACGAATTCTTTCTACTTTTCTTATACGACGCCCGTGACGGGCGGTGTGAGCGACACATATTCACAGGGCGGCCCCTCGCACGGTCGCCCGTTTTCATTTCGACCTGCTGAACAGACGCGCAAAGGTACACATTCATGACGATCACCCAACTCGTGACCCACTCCGGCGGTTTTCATGCGGATGAACTCCTATCCTCTGTCATCCTGACGCGGCTGTTTCCAGACGCCACGGTACTGCGCAGCCGCGACAAGGCGCTGATCACACCGGCCGAGGGGCGCATCATCTACGACGTGGGCGGTGACTTTGATGCCGAGGCAGGGATTTTCGATCACCACCAGCGTTCCAATCCGCTGCGTGAAGACGGGCAGCCCTATAGCTCTTTCGGGCTGATCTGGGCGCATTACGGGCATGATTATCTGCGCGCGCTCGACGTGCCCGAGGCGGATGTGAATGCGATCCACGACAGTTTCGATCGCGGGTTTGTTCTGCCGATCGACCTGCTGGACAATGGTGCCGTCAACGCGTCAGAGGCGGGGCCGCTGTTTGCCGGTCTGACCTTGCCCGCGCTGTTGGAAAGCCTGAAACCCGTCTTTGATGACCGCGAGGAAGGCGTGGATGACCGCGCCTTTGCCGCCGCCTTGCCCATTGCGCGCGCCTTTGTCGAAGCGTCGATCCGTCGCAAAGCCGCCAAGTTCCGCGCCGAAGCGATGGTGATGACCGCCATTGATGCCGCGGGCGAGGGCCATGTGCTGGACTTGCCCATGGGGATGCCGTTTCGCGGGGCCGTGGTAAAAGCGGGGGCGGATCATCTGCTGTTCGTCATCCACCCGCGCGGCGAGGAATGGACGCTGACAACGATCCGGTCGGGGGATGATACCTTCGAGAACCGCGCCGATCTGCCGGTGGCTTGGGCGGGTCAAAAAGACGTCGGGCTTGAGGAAGCATCGGGCGTCAAAGGGGCGAAGTTCTGCCACAACGGCCGCTTTATCGCCGTCGCCGATAGCCGCGAGGCGATTTTGCAGATGGCCGACATCGCGGTGAAGGAAGCGCTGGCAGCGTAACCCGCGCGGCGGGCCTCTTGGTTGCACGCCTTTGGCCTGCGTTCCGGCTTGCCCCCGTGGCCCGCGCGATTACACTGCGCGTTCAGCCATCGGGGGGCGTGACGCATGAACAGCCAGCTTAGACATTTGCCGCAGATCGAGATGCTGTTGCAGCAACCGCATGTGGCGTCTTTGGTTGCGACCTACAGCCATGCCGAGGTGCGCCGCGCCCTGCGCGAAACGCTCGACCAGCTGCGCCGTGATATTCGGGGCGGCGGGGTGGTCGATTTGCCCAATTTCGCCAGTGAACCCTTTGCCCAAAGCCTTGCCGACCGGATAAAGGCAGCCCGCCAGCCGAACCTGCGCCCTGTCATCAATGCCACGGGTATCATCATCCACACCAATCTGGGCCGCGCCCGTCTTGCCCCCGAGGCGCTGCAGGCTATGGACCAGATCGGTGCGCGGCCTTCGAACCTTGAGCTTAACCTAAAAACTGGCAAGCGCGGATCGCGCTATGACCATGCCGAGGCACTGATCTGCCAGTTGACGGGCGCAGAGGCGGCGCTGATCGTAAACAACTGCGCCGCGGCGGTGGTCTTGGCCCTGACGGGCACCGCCGCGGGGCGCAAGGTGATCGCCTCGCGCGGGGAGCTGATCGAGATTGGCGGGTCTTTCCGTCTGCCCGATGTGATCGCGCAAAGCGGCGCAGAGCTGAAAGAGGTCGGTGCCACTAATAAAACGCGGCTTAGCGATTACGCCGATGCGGTGGACGACGATACGGCGGTTCTGTTGAAAAGCCACACCAGCAACTTTCGTATTGTGGGCTTCACGTCCGCCCCGTCACGCAATGATTTGGCGCAACTGGCGGCGGAGCGGGATCTAATCTTGATGGAGGATCTGGGCAGCGGCGTGCTGATTGACCTTGCCCCCTTTCGGCTGCGCGATGAACCCGTGGTGGCGGATATCCTGAAGGCGGGTGTCGATCTGGTCATGTTCTCGGGCGACAAGCTGCTTGGCGGGCCGCAGGCGGGGATTATCGCGGGACGTGCGGATATAATCGCGGGGCTCCGCAAGCACCCGTTGCTGCGGGCGTTACGCATCGACAAGCTGTCGCTGGCCGCGCTCGAGGCGACCTTGCGTCTTTACCTGCCGCCCCATGATCCGCTGGCGCGGGTGCCGGTCTTGCGCGCGCTCTCGCAGCCTTTGGCAGAGGTAGAGGCGCGGGCGCAAAGGCTCGCGGGTTCCCTCGCTCCGGTGCGTGGGGTGGATGCTGAGGTGATGGCGTCAGCCGCCTATGTCGGGGGCGGGTCGCTGCCGCAGCAGGACCTGGACAGTTTTAGTGTCGTGGTGGCCTCTGCCGCGCTGCCTGCTGATATCCTCGCGGATCGTTTGCGGGATGGCGTCGTGCCCATTGTCGGGCGTATCCATCACGGCAAGCTGTGGCTGGATATGCGCACGGTGACGGACGGCGAGCTGCCCGATATCGTCGCGGCGCTGGGCGCGATCGCCGCCATATGACATCGGCCTGCGTGATTGTGATCGGCCATGTGGATCATGGCAAGACGGCGCTGGTGCGCGCCCTCACGGGGATGGAGACGGACCGGCTGGCCGAGGAAAAAGCCCGTGGTCTGTCGATCGCGCTGGGTTTTGCCCATTGCGAGATGTCGGGTGGGACGCTCGACCTGATTGATGCGCCGGGGCACGAGGATTTCATCCGCACCATGGTGTCCGGTGCAAGCGGCGCGCAGGGCGCGATGCTGGTTGTCTCGGCCGTTGAGGGCGTCGCGGCGCAAACGCGCGAGCATCTGCAGATCGCACGGCTGTTGCAGGTGCCCGTGGCGGTGGTCGCGGTGACCAAGGCGGATTTGATCCCCGAGGTGACATTGCCCGCCCGTCTGACGGAAATTGAGGATGCCCTTGCCGCGCAAGGCATTAAAGGGGCCGAACTGGTGCCCTGTTCGGCCACGACCGCTGGCGGGGTAGATCATTTGCGGCAGGTCTTGGCGCGGCGGTTCACCGCCTTGCCCGCGCGGGCTGCGCCGAGGGGGGCGTTTCTGCCGGTGGACCGCGCGTTCACACTGGCGGGGCGCGGAACGGTGGTGACGGGCACGCTGCTTGGCGGCGCGTTGGCGGTTGGGGAGGCGTTGACCGTGCAGCCAAGCGGTGCTGCGACGGTGGTGCGAGGGTTGCAGTCGCGCGGCGCGGCGCGGGAGACGGTCGCGGCGGGCGAGCGGGTCGCGGTGAACCTGCGCGGTATCGCGCTAGAGGATATTGCCCGCGGCGATGTGATCTGTACGCGCGGGCAGGGGGCGACGCTTTGCATGGATGTGGCCTTGACCGTTTCTGAAACAGCCTCGCGACCGGTCAAACATATGCAGGATTTGCGCGTGCTGTGGGGCACGGCACATGAGGTTGCGACCCTGCGGCTGATGGGCGGTGGCCAGATCGCGCCGGGGGGCGCGGGGCTGGGGCAGCTGCGCTTTAAACGCCCCGTGGTGGGGTTTGCCGGGCAGGCGGCGGTGCTGCGCCAGCTTTCCCCTGCGGCGACGCTGGCGGGCGCGATGATCCTTGACCCGCAGGCCGCGGCAGTCGGGGCGGGTGACAGGCGGCGGTTGGCGGTGATGCAGGCGGCACAGCAGCAAGATCGCCCTGCCCTTGCCGCAGCGCTGTGTGCGCAGGGGCAAGGGGTGGCGCTGTGGTCTGATCTTGTCCGGTTGGCGCGCTGCGATGCGACGGCTGCGCTGCCCACGGGCGTTGTGCGGTTATCGCCGGAACATATCGCGCTGGCCGACGACCTTGTCGCTGTGCAAACGGCGGTGGTGGCGGCTTTGCAGCGCTTTCATACCGACCACCCGATCAAGCAGGGGGCGGCGCTTTCGATGCTGCAACCGGTGACGCCGCTGCGGGGTTTGGTGCCTTTCGCCCAAGCCGAATTGGTTAGGGGCGGAGAGGTGGTTTTGCGCGACGGTTTGGTCTGTCTCGCACGGCATGACCCCTTGGCAGCCCTGGCCCCGCAACAGCTTGCCCGCCTGACGGAGATCGAAGAGAGGATGCGCGCAGGCGGCACCTCCCCCTCTGATGTGCGGCAGTTCGATTCGCCTGATGACGCGGATCTGATCGCGCTGATGGTGGTACAGGGGCGGTTGGTGTCCTTGGCGAATATCGCGTTGAAACAGCAGGTCGTGTTTCACGCGGCGACCATTGGCCAAGCGCGGCGGAACCTTGCAGCAATCTTCCCCCCGCCCACGGCCTTTACCACCAGCGCGGCGCGCACCGCCTTGGGCACCAGCCGCAAGTTCATCGTGCCGCTGCTTGAGCATCTGGATGCGCTAGGCATGACCCTGCGGATTGGTGACACGCGCCAGATCGCGCCGCAGGCGCATTAGGCTTTCGCTTGCCCTGCGGCAGGGCTACGGTGTGGCAACGCGGAGACGACCGGAGTCTGGTGGCTTCCCTGGTCTTCAAAACCATGGACGCGTCGATACGGCGTGTGGTGGGTTCGATTCCCATCCGTCTCCGCCAACCTGTCTGGACATGCCTGACGATCCCCCACAGTATGCAGCGGCATACTTGGGAGGGGGCGACATGAGTGATCGGAAACCGGAATTTACCCTGAAGGATCTGCAAGGCGTGGCCCACCCTTTTGACGGCACGGGCCCTGCGCTGGTCTGTTTCGTGAAAGAGGATTGCGAGACCTGCAATATCGCGGGTCCGGTGCTGCAGGCGCTGTCGCAAGCCTATGGCGATGCGGTGCGGTTTCTGGTGCCGGGGCAGTCGGGCGAGAAAAACGCCGATTTCGCACAGCGTCACGGGCTGACCATGTCGGTGCTTGAGGATACGGGCTGCAAGACCTCGTTCGACTGGGATTTCGAGATTGTGCCCGCGCTCTACTGGATTGAT contains:
- the selB gene encoding selenocysteine-specific translation elongation factor, with translation MTSACVIVIGHVDHGKTALVRALTGMETDRLAEEKARGLSIALGFAHCEMSGGTLDLIDAPGHEDFIRTMVSGASGAQGAMLVVSAVEGVAAQTREHLQIARLLQVPVAVVAVTKADLIPEVTLPARLTEIEDALAAQGIKGAELVPCSATTAGGVDHLRQVLARRFTALPARAAPRGAFLPVDRAFTLAGRGTVVTGTLLGGALAVGEALTVQPSGAATVVRGLQSRGAARETVAAGERVAVNLRGIALEDIARGDVICTRGQGATLCMDVALTVSETASRPVKHMQDLRVLWGTAHEVATLRLMGGGQIAPGGAGLGQLRFKRPVVGFAGQAAVLRQLSPAATLAGAMILDPQAAAVGAGDRRRLAVMQAAQQQDRPALAAALCAQGQGVALWSDLVRLARCDATAALPTGVVRLSPEHIALADDLVAVQTAVVAALQRFHTDHPIKQGAALSMLQPVTPLRGLVPFAQAELVRGGEVVLRDGLVCLARHDPLAALAPQQLARLTEIEERMRAGGTSPSDVRQFDSPDDADLIALMVVQGRLVSLANIALKQQVVFHAATIGQARRNLAAIFPPPTAFTTSAARTALGTSRKFIVPLLEHLDALGMTLRIGDTRQIAPQAH
- a CDS encoding 3-keto-5-aminohexanoate cleavage protein; this encodes MPLHMTRDVFITCAVTGSGGSQDRSPHVPRSPEQIANSAIAAAKAGAAIVHCHVRDPETGVPSRDPKLYREVTERIRDAEVDVVLNLTAGMGGDMVFGPPSAPLPLNDATDMVSAEERLAHIEDCLPEICTLDCGTMNFAEADYVMTNTPGMLTTMGARMEALGVKPEIEAFDTGHLWYAKQLVKDGVLSSPALVQLCMGIPWGAPNDLNTFMAMVNNVPDDWNWSAFSIGRDEMPYVAASVLAGGNVRVGLEDNLWLSKGELATNEALVSRAVTIIESMGATVMGPDAVRQKLNLTKQAPR
- a CDS encoding pyridoxal phosphate-dependent aminotransferase, translating into MRQTDITQRLAGLGGAKWEVHLKARELAAQGRDIIELTIGEPDVPTPDALVDIAADAMRRGRTGYSDGRGEIGLRTALAERYSRSAGRRITPDQAMCFPGTQTALYAVLLGVAEAGQQVLVGDPMYATYEGVIRSSGAEIVPVPLRPENAFRIHADDIAARITPQTTAILLTTPHNPTGSVLTRADIDAVGELAIAHDLWIISDEVYEDLTFDGSEFCSPLGNPKLADRTIVVSSISKSHAAPGFRSGWCIGPEAFTEALLPLSETMLFGNQPFIADMTEKAVREGSPVAEGMKQRFAARAERLHRRLSQESPLKVHQPEAGMFAMIDVSATGMNGTDYAMHLLEHAGVAVMPGASFGETLDAWVRVALTTGDAAFDTACDRIIRHAAQLELEIA
- a CDS encoding MYG1 family protein — translated: MTITQLVTHSGGFHADELLSSVILTRLFPDATVLRSRDKALITPAEGRIIYDVGGDFDAEAGIFDHHQRSNPLREDGQPYSSFGLIWAHYGHDYLRALDVPEADVNAIHDSFDRGFVLPIDLLDNGAVNASEAGPLFAGLTLPALLESLKPVFDDREEGVDDRAFAAALPIARAFVEASIRRKAAKFRAEAMVMTAIDAAGEGHVLDLPMGMPFRGAVVKAGADHLLFVIHPRGEEWTLTTIRSGDDTFENRADLPVAWAGQKDVGLEEASGVKGAKFCHNGRFIAVADSREAILQMADIAVKEALAA
- a CDS encoding carnitine 3-dehydrogenase — translated: MTKTAAIIGGGVIGGGWVARFALSGWNVTIFDPDPEAERKISEVMANARRSLPALSDVALPPEGQVKIVPTLAEAVADADWIQESAPERLEMKHKIFAEIQSHCRKDALIGSSTSGFKPSELQQGATQPSQIFVAHPFNPVYLLPLIELVGDDATTTRAQAVLTEIGMKPLKVRKEIDAHVADRFLEAVWREALWLIKDGIATTEEIDDAIRFGFGLRWGQMGLFETYRVAGGEAGMAHFIEQFGPCLQWPWTKLMDVPELTDDLVQRIASQSDAQSGAHTIRELERIRDDNLVSMMRSLKGRDWGAGALLNAHDARLYGKADPDFTKPIISVARAIPIDWTDYNGHMNESRYGQLWSDAADALMRMIGADDAYIKSGFSYFTADTHTKFRNECHAGDNVTVVTTILEGAGKKLRLFHELKNAAGDVVATCNQFLLHVSLETRKSCDPAAHVGDKLASIIADQAALPKPELT
- the selA gene encoding L-seryl-tRNA(Sec) selenium transferase, coding for MNSQLRHLPQIEMLLQQPHVASLVATYSHAEVRRALRETLDQLRRDIRGGGVVDLPNFASEPFAQSLADRIKAARQPNLRPVINATGIIIHTNLGRARLAPEALQAMDQIGARPSNLELNLKTGKRGSRYDHAEALICQLTGAEAALIVNNCAAAVVLALTGTAAGRKVIASRGELIEIGGSFRLPDVIAQSGAELKEVGATNKTRLSDYADAVDDDTAVLLKSHTSNFRIVGFTSAPSRNDLAQLAAERDLILMEDLGSGVLIDLAPFRLRDEPVVADILKAGVDLVMFSGDKLLGGPQAGIIAGRADIIAGLRKHPLLRALRIDKLSLAALEATLRLYLPPHDPLARVPVLRALSQPLAEVEARAQRLAGSLAPVRGVDAEVMASAAYVGGGSLPQQDLDSFSVVVASAALPADILADRLRDGVVPIVGRIHHGKLWLDMRTVTDGELPDIVAALGAIAAI
- a CDS encoding GlxA family transcriptional regulator: MQEKTKSPTETVKIDLLLFDGFSNHCLANTLEPFRAANTITGQLPYQWRLLSLEGGLVRSSSGMLVQTEKATATKPACDYLMVTASYGHLALCRGQVLSALRVLCANAKCLVGLDMGSWLLAAAGLLDDRPATIHAHLFESFSETFTQVDTRQERFVIDGNRITCGGAMASFDLVLTLIGEHCGEITRLDVASLFLHQGDQPFGDADNISVRSQLVSRALVLMDENIEAPVPIPTIARRLGCSLKSLQRRFARSLNATPAQVYRHRRLIAAKSLAESTDLSIAEIAARCGYENASSMTRAFKSQFGATPMDTRTD
- a CDS encoding 5-guanidino-2-oxopentanoate decarboxylase; amino-acid sequence: MSSIGEALVAQLSDRGVDCVFGIPGVHTIELYRGLAASGIRHVTPRHEQGAGFMADGYARVSGKPGVAFVITGPGLTNTLTAMGQARADSVPMLVVSGVNTLTSLGKGMGHLHELPNQRATTRTVALVSERVESADDLAPMLDQVFDPFQSGRPGPTHLEIPLDVAGAPYAAEAPTQSIAAVPALSGEQISEAAAILAQSKAPLILAGGGARKAGDALRALAEKLGAPVVQTVNARGVMFDHPLGVPASPSLQAVRGLIAQSDVVLALGTELGPTDYDMYASGTMPEIQRLIRVDICAEQLSRHAAELSIVGDAASAIDALNAAVDGDAAPDGAARAAKAREGAFEEIGPEMRALCDTLAEVRGAVPGAIMVGDSAQPIYAGNLYYDHDRPGGWFNAATGFGALGYGIPAAIGAALAAPDTPVICIAGDGGAQFSLPEMMCAVQENLPICFIIWNNHGYQEIATSMVDAGVSVVGCDPTPPEFAAVAQACGLPFWRCDTKPGAIAEALRAATAAGGPTLIEVQAQPSPRP
- a CDS encoding TetR/AcrR family transcriptional regulator, whose product is MSDHTPKFKREPAAHRREALIKATLLVIAEKGVQAATVRTIASRADVSQGMIRHHFSSKEELIVAAYEHHMDRLTDLTSAFVDADSDAPAARLAAFVVGSLTPPVVDAGSVSLWAGFLTKVHDDAQMRESHERTYYKYRNRLEALIAAVLNETDQPRSAPELRHLAIACNAVIDGLWMEGGVLPSAFAADELSEIGIRSVGAILGIDLANVRQQT